In the Acropora muricata isolate sample 2 chromosome 10, ASM3666990v1, whole genome shotgun sequence genome, one interval contains:
- the LOC136930641 gene encoding uncharacterized protein: MQTATVEVENLEKSGKQTIRLLLDTGSQRSYITEQLADKLQLPIKGSETLTVYTFNTSKPRQLQTPVTELRLLTKDGSSLHLRVNVVPKITGTLQRACFDTKKIEHLLKDITLADSIPTSKETASIELLLGSDYYCDIFSGDIQMKQVVPGLNLMACKLGWILTGRIKCQEAQSAPSISMLTCTSSPVSAHLAAQFNVQTLPTEQKPQLDDFWKLETLGISEPVSVNDDDQALQKFNDTVRFEDGRYQVTWPWKKESPSMPTNYQLALGRLRSLTNRLAKNPEHLTKYDAVIQDQLHKGIVEIVPDEESANTLKHYIPHHEIVTPEKTTTKIRIVFDASAKTKKGSQSLNENLHRGPIILEDLCGLLMRFRLNRVALIADVEKAFHQVGLQPEDRDVTRFLWLKDATKPTLESNVQELRFTRVPFGMISSPFLLAATVKYHLNKADTPVAKKISDNMYVDNMVTGVATSEQAVEFYKEAKSLFQSSSMNLREWASNSKEFLQNIPESDQTRGDTMKILGTTWNMTGDTIFVNGSETPSCPVTSKREALQSISRIYDPLGFFSPVTLNGRTLEK, translated from the coding sequence ATGCAAACAGCCACAGTAGAAgttgaaaatcttgaaaaatctgGAAAACAGACCATCAGATTGCTCTTGGATACCGGTAGCCAAAGATCATACATCACTGAACAGTTGGCAGATAAACTTCAATTGCCAATTAAAGGATCTGAGACCCTGACCGTGTACACATTCAACACATCTAAACCCAGACAGCTGCAAACTCCTGTTACTGAACTCAGACTGTTGACAAAAGATGGATCATCCCTGCACTTGAGAGTAAATGTTGTACCAAAGATAACTGGTACTTTACAAAGAGCATGCTTTGacacaaagaaaattgaacacCTTCTTAAGGACATTACTCTTGCTGACTCAATCCCTACTTCAAAGGAAACTGCAAGTATAGAGCTACTGCTTGGAAGTGATTATTACTGTGACATTTTCTCTGGTGATATACAAATGAAACAAGTTGTTCCAGGATTAAACCTCATGGCATGCAAGTTGGGATGGATACTCACAGGCAGAATTAAGTGTCAAGAAGCTCAATCTGCTCCTTCAATTTCAATGCTGACATGCACATCCAGTCCAGTCAGTGCACATCTTGCTGCTCAGTTCAATGTCCAAACACTACCAACCGAACAGAAACCACAGCTGGACGATTTCTGGAAACTTGAAACACTTGGAATCAGTGAGCCAGTGAGTGTAAATGATGACGACCAAGCCCTTCAGAAATTTAATGACACAGTCAGATTTGAAGATGGCAGATACCAGGTAACCTGGCCATGGAAAAAAGAATCCCCTTCAATGCCAACAAATTACCAACTTGCATTGGGAAGGTTGAGAAGCCTTACCAATAGACTTGCCAAAAACCCAGAACATCTGACCAAATATGATGCTGTAATCCAGGACCAGCTTCACAAGGGTATTGTTGAAATTGTACCTGATGAAGAATCTGCAAACACATTGAAGCACTACATCCCACACCATGAGATTGTGACACCTGAGAAGACCACAACAAAAATACGCATTGTCTTTGATGCTTCAGCTAAAACCAAAAAAGGAAGCCAAAGCCTAAATGAAAACCTACACCGTGGTCCAATAATACTGGAAGATTTATGTGGACTCCTGATGAGGTTCAGACTTAACAGAGTGGCGCTAATTGCTGATGTCGAAAAAGCATTTCATCAAGTGGGGCTTCAACCTGAGGACAGAGATGTAACACGATTTCTCTGGTTAAAAGATGCCACAAAGCCCACCCTAGAAAGCAATGTACAGGAACTGAGATTCACCCGAGTTCCATTTGGAATGATTTCAAGCCCATTCCTGCTGGCTGCAACAGTCAAGTATCATCTAAACAAAGCAGATACCCCAGTAGCCAAGAAGATTTCAGACAACATGTATGTGGACAACATGGTCACAGGAGTTGCCACATCAGAACAAGCAGTCGAATTCTACAAGGAAGCTAAGTCTCTTTTCCAATCTTCATCGATGAATCTCCGTGAGTGGGCATCAAATTCTAAAGAATTCCTTCAGAACATTCCAGAAAGTGACCAAACAAGGGGAGACACCATGAAAATCCTTGGAACCACCTGGAACATGACCGGTGACACAATCTTTGTCAATGGATCTGAAACACCATCCTGTCCAGTCACCTCAAAACGAGAAGCATTACAGTCTATCAGCAGAATCTATGATCCATTAGGATTTTTTTCTCCAGTTACATTAAACGGAAGAACTTTGGAAAAATGA
- the LOC136930640 gene encoding uncharacterized protein, with protein sequence MEMIKDRMEFKLRRGSVKVNIELEEKLQIEAERLSLEKEKLKKKLEVETAKQGMKSNTVKLPKLDFNKFGGELLKWQEFWDSFESAIHSNASLNPVEKMNYLRAKLEGEAEEVISGLTLTNANYEEAIRLLQKRFGQNEIIINAHYTSLMDMPASSSSTSALQDGQEWTVQLLRDKLHRFITNRENAERQCGIKDDSKHTARSMWLTSEDKEGKTTTETLFSVTKPPKDQKVRRRDICVYCQGKHWSDECKK encoded by the exons ATGGAAATGATCAAAGACAGAATGGAATTTAAGCTCAGACGAGGAAGTGTGAAAGTAAACATTGAACTGGAGGAGAAGTTACAAATTGAAGCAGAGAGACTAAgcctggaaaaagaaaaactaaagaaGAAACTTGAAGTAGAAACTGCGAAACAAGGTATGAAAAGTAACACTGTAAAATTGCCGAAGCTTGATTTCAATAAATTTGGTGGGGAACTACTGAAGTGGCAGGAATTCTGGGATTCATTTGAATCTGCAATACACTCGAACGCCTCACTTAACCCAGTCGAGAAAATGAATTACCTAAGAGCTAAATTAGAGGGAGAAGCTGAAGAAGTAATCTCAGGATTAACCTTGACAAATGCCAACTATGAAGAAGCAATCAGACTATTGCAAAAACGctttggtcaaaatgaaatcaTCATCAATGCTCATTACACTAGTCTCATGGATATGCCTGCTTCCTCAAGTAGTACATCAGCCCTAC AAGATGGTCAAGAATGGACAGTGCAGCTTTTGAGAGACAAGTTGCATAGATTCATCACAAACAGAGAAAATGCTGAGAGACAGTGTGGCATCAAAGATGACAGTAAACACACTGCTAGAAGCATGTGGCTCACATCTGAAGATAAAGAAGGTAAAACTACCACTGAAACACTGTTCTCTGTTACCAAGCCTCCCAAAGATCAGAAAGTCAGAAGAAGAGATATCTGTGTCTACTGTCAAGGCAAACACTGGAGCGATGAGTGCAAAAAGTAA